The following proteins are encoded in a genomic region of Fusarium oxysporum f. sp. lycopersici 4287 chromosome 1, whole genome shotgun sequence:
- a CDS encoding DNA mismatch repair protein MLH3 (At least one base has a quality score < 10) — MVIRQLPQDVVDKIKSSVNITSLNGVVCGLITNSLDAGASKVNVSIDYSRGNCTVEDNGSGIPPEEFKDGGGLGKLHHTSKFPSRSSVHGKHGDFLASLATFSLLTITSHHQGHISHNSISFHNSRILARQLPSPPESRLVNFDHGTRSTVRDLFGNMPVRVKQRATLAERSALDKEWSRLVRAVVGLFLAWPLGVSVSLKNAASQRELRFRPAEKADIMSKTSRLLTQAGLANSDDAGSWVPISASCGSISVKGAISTNPVATRRSQFISLGIRPINNEFGTDVLYEEINKTFGNSSFGVIDADEDQNGDSRKLDEFTGRDLRSRKGIERWPMFYLKITATGLEGLDSPDRLDSQGRTLSAIIDLLKATCYGFLKKHHFRPQKVRLTPEESLFSTARTLGRSKKPKKQPPSSSNSSRASSVTPISRSGSLEARADSPFEGWHRIKVGRATPLSATSKAADVRTKMREESPLGRLVGEGGKLLRKPFDEPSPEPEDEKTGSSANSGVNSGACTVDGASGGGDTSSSVTCQGAQKRDKHPSKWLQGVIRSWENPIFQPVEPSVPCIDSSAQDQLHACGHGSGHVGFETGTMSLNGRISRHALARATVIEQVDRKFILVKLPLESSTSGTLAHEKQSSALVMLDQHAVDERCQLEDLMANYFTHDSLVNQTSPVIEPLDRPIIFEISKEEWSLLEQYQEYFAAWGITYQTPVSSQNKILVTGLPPSIIERCRLEPRLLIELLRTEVWRSVDSSVPLVRPSTTAPDKPLISRFNGCPRGILELLHSRACRSAIMFNDVLSVKQCEELISRLSRCAFPFQCAHGRPSMAPLIDLGNGGKFGGWQESKRQKTVSWKSWIKES; from the exons ATGGTCATCAGGCAACTTCCTCAAGATGTCGTCGACAAGATTAAATCATCAGTCAATATCACTTCTCTGAACGGCGTTGTCTGCGGTCTTATTACAAACTCTTTAGACGCTGGCGCATCCAAGGTCAACGTCTCGATCGACTACAGCAGGGGAAATTGTACCGTTGAAGATAACGGGTCCGGAATTCCACCCGAAGAATTTAAAGATGGCGGGGGCCTTGGGAAGCTCCACC ATACATCCAAGTTCCCTTCAAGGTCTTCTGTTCATGGGAAACATGGCGATTTCCTAGCATCCCTTGCTACCTTTTCCCTTCTGACCATCACATCTCACCACCAAGGGCATATTTCACACAATTCTATCTCGTTTCACAATTCTCGAATACTGGCTAGACAATTGCCTTCGCCCCCTGAATCACGGCTTGTCAACTTTGATCATGGCACTCGTTCGACGGTTCGAGATCTTTTCGGCAATATGCCAGTTAGGGTCAAACAGAGAGCCACGTTAGCTGAAAGGTCTGCTCTTGACAAAGAATGGTCGAGGTTGGTTCGAGCTGTCGTAGGCCTGTTTCTTGCTTGGCCATTAGGTGTATCCGTTTCACTCAAGAACGCAGCAAGCCAGCGTGAGTTACGGTTCCGGCCAGCAGAAAAAGCAGACATCATGTCTAAAACCTCTCGACTTCTTACACAAGCTGGCCTTGCCAACTCGGACGATGCAGGTTCCTGGGTGCCCATATCAGCATCATGCGGGTCGATTTCCGTCAAAGGCGCCATCTCCACGAATCCTGTTGCGACAAGGCGCTCTCAATTTATTAGTCTTGGGATTAGGCCAATCAACAACGAATTTGGTACTGATGTTCTTTATGAAGAAATCAACAAGACCTTTGGAAACTCTAGCTTTGGCGTGATTGACGCTGATGAAGACCAAAACGGTGACTCGCGGAAACTGGATGAGTTCACGGGAAGAGACTTGAGAAGTCGAAAGGGGATCGAACGGTGGCCCATGTTCTATCTCAAAATCACCGCTACTGGGTTAGAGGGGCTCGATAGCCCAGATCGACTTGACAGTCAGGGCCGGACGCTGTCTGCGATCATTGATCTTTTGAAGGCAACATGTTACGGATTTCTCAAAAAGCATCATTTTCGTCCACAAAAAGTTCGCCTAACCCCTGAGGAATCGTTATTCTCGACAGCAAGAACGTTGGGCCGGTCGAAAAAGCCTAAAAAGCAACCGCCCTCATCATCGAATAGCTCGAGAGCTAGCTCTGTCACTCCCATCTCCAGATCTGGTTCACTTGAAGCACGAGCAGACAGCCCCTTTGAGGGTTGGCACCGAATCAAAGTTGGGAGAGCTACGCCACTCAGCGCCACCTCGAAAGCGGCAGATGTTCGTACAAAGATGCGAGAGGAGTCACCGCTGGGACGTCTTGTTGGAGAAGGCGGGAAACTGTTGCGCAAACCGTTTGATGAGCCATCACCTGAACCGGAAGACGAGAAAACAGGCTCGTCTGCAAACAGTGGTGTGAACTCAGGCGCATGTACTGTTGACGGCGCATCAGGTGGCGGTGACACAAGCAGCAGTGTTACCTGTCAAGGTGCACAGAAGCGAGACAAACATCCTAGCAAATGGCTCCAGGGTGTCATCAGATCATGGGAGAATCCCATTTTTCAACCTGTAGAACCGTCTGTGCCGTGTATCGATAGCTCAGCACAAGATCAGCTGCATGCGTGTGGACATGGAAGCGGTCATGTTGGGTTTGAAACAGGGACCATGAGCCTCAATGGGCGAATCTCACGTCACGCGCTTGCTCGCGCTACCGTGATAGAACAGGTCGACCGCAAATTCATCTTGGTCAAGTTACCACTAGAAAGTTCGACATCTGGGACTTTGGCGCACGAAAAACAGAGTTCTGCGTTGGTCATGCTCGATCAACATGCAGTTGATGAACGATGtcagcttgaagatctcatGGCAAATTATTTCACCCACGACTCCTTGGTGAATCAAACGTCGCCCGTCATAGAACCTCTCGACCGACCCATAATCTTCGAAATCTCAAAGGAGGAATGGTCTCTTCTAGAACAATATCAAGAATACTTTGCTGCTTGGGGTATCACATACCAAACACCCGTCTCCTCACAAAACAAAATACTAGTAACAGGCCTCCCTCCAAGCATCATTGAGAGGTGCCGACTAGAACCGCGACTTCTCATTGAACTTTTGCGAACAGAAGTTTGGCGAAGCGTGGACAGTAGTGTTCCACTCGTGCGACCATCAACTACTGCCCCTGACAAACCTTTGATATCACGTTTCAACGGGTGTCCAAGGGGTATTCTGGAATTGCTACACTCCAGAGCCTGTCGAA GTGCAATCATGTTCAACGATGTTTTGTCGGTAAAGCAATGTGAGGAGCTCATCTCTCGCCTGTCACGTTGCGCATTTCCTTTTCAGTGTGCGCATGGTCGACCCAGTATGGCACCCTTGATTGATCTTGGAAACGGGGGCAAGTTTGGCGGTTGGCAAGAATCGAAACGGCAGAAGACGGTTTCGTGGAAGAGCTGGATAAAGGAGTCATGA